A window of Candidatus Hydrogenedentota bacterium contains these coding sequences:
- a CDS encoding DUF2339 domain-containing protein produces the protein MSSEETLRRLRKDLDKVIARTEEISRRLKEMDELDGAAARVCEEVAPAADSQGEVPPLEQETPPAEPVRIMPLPFPAQPAEAPDRGAVPENSLWRTIAGHPAGRFLRGRAEEIRQRTRELGWEVLLGTYMLPRVAVACIAIAVVFFLTLAIERWGAHWMPHLRVGIGYAVSAGLLWLGWRSEKKFAGLARVLYGGGFAVMYFVTFATHYVRYAQVFQSAVPTLLLLVALVATWAVVAQIRQSKIIAALVTGLGHLTVLLSVLTLAPPGPFPILGIVVLSAGSAFFLLRNHWYHVAALGLAGSYLNDFVALGHGRTGDPKLDFTGAMGALVLFFLIFALAELFSPEGLRRRGVPVWFRNVFVAANTFAFYSLGAVVVGHFTFTAERLYLFQFSLGAALMLIGLGYKLWRADDPLYNIYFLKSLSFVTLSLATRFSGDALSACLAVETVALLISAWRSRLIVVRIFAFGVAGLAFVQSLNTAFLTAFGADLSALFDGARLILTTVPYDSPEYAAGAARALIGVAAFLSCSLLYQRIHWRLISPASAPFKPQTNLLLWQLDLVSEPPASESEAKKTLNPDISP, from the coding sequence ATGTCATCGGAAGAAACACTGCGGCGCCTGCGCAAGGATTTGGACAAGGTCATCGCGCGCACGGAGGAGATTTCGCGCCGCTTAAAAGAAATGGACGAACTGGATGGGGCCGCAGCCCGCGTGTGTGAAGAGGTTGCGCCGGCGGCGGATTCCCAAGGGGAAGTTCCCCCACTTGAACAGGAGACACCGCCGGCTGAGCCGGTGCGCATCATGCCGCTTCCCTTTCCAGCCCAACCCGCGGAGGCGCCTGACAGGGGGGCGGTTCCGGAGAACAGCCTGTGGCGGACGATTGCCGGGCATCCTGCGGGCCGCTTCCTGCGGGGAAGGGCGGAGGAGATTCGGCAGCGCACCCGTGAACTGGGCTGGGAGGTGCTTCTGGGCACCTACATGCTGCCGCGGGTGGCGGTGGCCTGCATTGCCATTGCGGTGGTGTTTTTCCTGACCCTGGCCATTGAGCGCTGGGGCGCGCATTGGATGCCGCACCTCCGTGTGGGGATAGGCTATGCCGTGTCGGCCGGGCTGCTCTGGCTGGGGTGGCGCTCCGAGAAGAAATTCGCCGGGCTGGCGCGCGTGCTGTATGGCGGCGGTTTCGCGGTCATGTACTTTGTGACATTTGCCACCCATTATGTCCGGTATGCCCAAGTGTTCCAGTCCGCCGTGCCCACCCTGCTCCTGCTTGTCGCGCTGGTCGCGACGTGGGCCGTCGTGGCGCAAATCAGGCAGTCCAAAATTATTGCGGCGCTGGTGACCGGGCTGGGGCACCTGACGGTGCTCCTGTCCGTTCTCACCCTGGCCCCCCCGGGCCCGTTTCCAATCCTGGGCATTGTCGTTCTCAGCGCCGGTAGCGCTTTCTTCCTGCTCCGCAACCATTGGTACCATGTCGCGGCGCTGGGCCTTGCGGGCAGCTATCTCAATGATTTTGTGGCGCTGGGCCATGGCCGGACCGGCGACCCGAAGCTGGACTTCACCGGTGCCATGGGCGCCCTTGTGCTCTTCTTCCTCATCTTCGCCCTGGCGGAACTGTTTTCCCCGGAGGGGCTGCGGCGGCGGGGGGTCCCCGTTTGGTTCCGCAACGTTTTCGTCGCGGCAAACACCTTTGCCTTCTACTCGCTCGGCGCCGTTGTGGTCGGGCATTTTACTTTCACGGCGGAGCGCCTGTACCTGTTCCAGTTCTCCCTGGGCGCCGCGCTCATGCTGATTGGACTCGGCTACAAGCTGTGGAGAGCCGACGACCCGCTTTACAACATTTATTTTCTCAAGTCGTTGTCGTTTGTCACCCTGTCGCTTGCCACACGGTTCAGCGGCGACGCGCTGTCCGCCTGCCTTGCGGTGGAGACGGTGGCCCTGCTCATCTCCGCATGGCGGTCAAGACTGATTGTGGTCAGGATTTTCGCCTTCGGCGTGGCCGGGCTGGCGTTCGTCCAGTCCCTGAACACGGCTTTCCTGACGGCGTTTGGCGCGGATTTGTCGGCGCTGTTCGACGGGGCCAGGTTGATCTTAACAACCGTGCCCTATGACTCACCGGAGTATGCCGCGGGCGCGGCGCGGGCGTTGATCGGCGTGGCGGCCTTTCTCTCCTGCTCATTGTTGTACCAGCGGATACACTGGCGCCTGATATCCCCGGCGTCCGCCCCGTTCAAGCCGCAGACCAACTTGTTGTTGTGGCAGTTGGACCTCGTTTCAGAGCCGCCCGCGTCCGAAAGTGAGGCCAAAAAAACGCTTAACCCGGATATCTCACCATAA
- a CDS encoding sigma-70 family RNA polymerase sigma factor: MRAAASSRPSQSGQALESLCAIYWPPLYAYIRHRGNSAEDAKDLTQEFFARFLEKDYLKDVDPAKGKFRSFLLASVNHFLSNERDRARTLKRGGGVSFLPLDFTEIELRYRCGALHTLSPEKMFERAWALALLDSALSRLRLEYELSGKTGVFESLKSTLTAQEPHVPYRDLAAELAMSEEAVKTAAHRLRRRYRDVLLDEIAQTLPEGENVEEELRGLFAALGA; encoded by the coding sequence ATCCGCGCGGCGGCATCCAGCCGCCCCTCACAGTCAGGCCAGGCTTTGGAGTCCCTCTGCGCAATCTATTGGCCCCCCCTGTACGCCTATATCCGTCACCGGGGAAATTCCGCCGAAGACGCAAAAGACCTGACCCAGGAATTCTTTGCCAGGTTTCTGGAAAAGGACTATCTCAAAGACGTGGACCCCGCAAAGGGGAAATTCCGCTCCTTCCTGCTTGCCTCCGTGAACCACTTCCTTTCCAACGAAAGGGACCGGGCAAGGACGCTGAAGCGGGGCGGCGGCGTGTCTTTTCTGCCGTTGGATTTCACGGAAATCGAGCTGCGCTACCGGTGCGGTGCGCTTCACACCCTTTCGCCCGAAAAAATGTTTGAACGCGCCTGGGCCCTGGCGCTGCTGGATTCCGCGCTTTCCCGGTTACGGCTTGAATATGAACTTTCGGGAAAAACAGGTGTTTTTGAAAGCCTTAAAAGCACACTCACCGCACAGGAGCCCCATGTCCCCTACCGCGACTTGGCGGCGGAGTTGGCCATGTCGGAAGAGGCCGTCAAGACGGCGGCGCACCGGTTGCGGCGCCGATACCGCGATGTGCTGCTTGATGAAATCGCCCAAACCCTTCCCGAGGGGGAAAACGTTGAAGAGGAGCTTCGTGGTCTTTTCGCGGCGCTTGGCGCATAG
- a CDS encoding DUF2157 domain-containing protein — translation MNRKKAIAWLYGEMPGLEAAGILSGETSALLRTHYGPVNVRSNRSLALLLFSILGAASIGLGIILLLAHNWNGLGRPLRTLLSFVPLMAGQAAVWHTLLRRPDSAPWREGSAVFLALAVGACISLVSQTYHIKGDMGAFLLTWLVLGAPLIYVLNATATALLYIAGLTCWAAAVQFANGQALLFWPLAAFLAPHVWMAQRGHPGGPRVRLLSWGICAAAPFAVGFVMEKAMPGVWIVVYSALFCGMFLAGRGFFGSARFNAFHVAGFAGVAALTLVLTYEGVWRGIGWNHFRSGPDYNSLAEWQDYLMALAALSGVALLAVRPFRGKDWLAVASAGLPVLAVLGFTASAMDAPADVIMGMFNLYALVFGAVTVVTGLERDDLVMVNAGMAMVSMLIILRFFDADLGFTVRGVLFIVLGFAFLGANLAIVRRAAARRETAS, via the coding sequence ATGAACAGAAAAAAGGCCATTGCCTGGCTGTACGGCGAAATGCCCGGACTCGAGGCGGCCGGAATCCTGTCCGGGGAAACGTCCGCGCTGCTAAGGACGCATTACGGCCCGGTGAATGTCCGGTCAAACCGGAGCCTGGCATTGCTTCTGTTCAGCATATTGGGCGCCGCCTCCATTGGTCTGGGAATCATCCTGCTGCTGGCGCACAACTGGAACGGGCTGGGTCGCCCGCTCCGCACACTGCTCTCGTTTGTCCCGCTCATGGCCGGCCAGGCGGCCGTGTGGCACACGCTCCTGCGCCGTCCGGACTCGGCCCCCTGGCGCGAGGGGAGCGCCGTGTTTCTGGCGCTGGCCGTCGGCGCGTGCATTTCGCTGGTCAGCCAGACCTATCACATCAAGGGGGACATGGGCGCTTTTTTGCTGACCTGGCTTGTCCTGGGCGCCCCGCTGATTTATGTGCTCAATGCCACGGCGACGGCCCTGCTTTACATCGCGGGCCTGACCTGCTGGGCGGCGGCGGTCCAGTTTGCAAACGGCCAGGCGCTCCTGTTTTGGCCCCTGGCGGCCTTCCTGGCGCCCCATGTGTGGATGGCCCAAAGGGGGCACCCCGGGGGGCCGAGGGTGCGTCTTTTGTCTTGGGGCATCTGCGCGGCCGCACCGTTTGCCGTGGGTTTCGTCATGGAAAAGGCCATGCCGGGCGTTTGGATTGTCGTGTACAGCGCGCTGTTCTGCGGAATGTTCCTGGCGGGCCGCGGCTTCTTCGGCTCGGCCCGTTTCAACGCGTTTCACGTGGCGGGCTTTGCAGGTGTGGCGGCGCTCACACTTGTTTTGACTTACGAGGGCGTCTGGCGCGGCATCGGGTGGAACCATTTCCGGTCTGGTCCGGACTACAACAGCCTGGCCGAATGGCAGGACTACCTGATGGCCCTGGCCGCCCTGTCCGGAGTCGCGTTGCTGGCAGTCCGGCCTTTCAGGGGCAAAGACTGGCTCGCGGTGGCCTCGGCGGGTTTGCCCGTGCTGGCCGTTCTGGGTTTCACCGCTTCGGCGATGGACGCCCCGGCGGATGTCATCATGGGCATGTTCAATCTCTATGCGCTGGTCTTTGGGGCTGTGACGGTGGTGACGGGTTTGGAGCGCGACGACCTGGTCATGGTGAATGCGGGCATGGCTATGGTCTCCATGCTGATTATTCTCCGCTTTTTTGACGCCGACCTCGGCTTCACCGTTCGCGGCGTGCTGTTTATCGTCCTCGGCTTCGCCTTCCTCGGTGCGAACCTGGCCATTGTGCGGCGGGCCGCGGCCCGCAGGGAGACCGCCTCATGA
- a CDS encoding GDYXXLXY domain-containing protein, whose translation MNTRNALLAAFAVLVIAQWAVPAGMILRREASMVRGNEFKLRVRPVDPYDAFRGRYVQLGFDPITVPPPDGVRVVPGQKAYALLKADSAGFVMVEAVTSTAPKDGDYLEVTLRPDANFGGTGSGRAQIVWPFDRYYMEETVAPAAERVYRDQASSTTAYVTVRVLNGTGVITGLYLDGVPIEQKVREM comes from the coding sequence ATGAACACAAGAAACGCCCTGCTGGCGGCCTTTGCCGTCCTTGTGATTGCGCAGTGGGCCGTGCCCGCCGGCATGATCCTCCGCCGCGAGGCCTCAATGGTCCGGGGAAATGAGTTCAAGCTGCGCGTCCGGCCGGTGGACCCCTATGACGCGTTCCGGGGACGCTATGTGCAGCTCGGTTTTGACCCGATCACCGTGCCGCCGCCGGACGGCGTGCGGGTTGTGCCGGGACAAAAGGCCTATGCGCTGCTCAAGGCGGACTCTGCCGGATTTGTCATGGTCGAGGCGGTCACCTCAACCGCACCTAAAGACGGGGACTATCTGGAGGTCACCCTGCGGCCGGATGCAAATTTCGGCGGGACCGGTTCCGGAAGGGCCCAAATTGTCTGGCCCTTTGACCGGTACTACATGGAGGAAACCGTGGCGCCCGCGGCCGAGCGCGTCTACCGCGATCAGGCCAGTTCGACCACGGCCTATGTCACGGTGCGCGTGTTGAACGGGACGGGCGTAATCACCGGTCTCTACCTCGACGGAGTGCCCATCGAGCAAAAGGTCAGGGAAATGTGA